From the Betaproteobacteria bacterium genome, the window TGATAAAGCGCGCGGTCCGCGCGGGACACGGCTGGTTCGAGATCTTCGCTGGAACTGCGCTGAGAGACGCCGCAACTGAAAGTAATCAGCAGTTTTTCATTGTTGTGCAGGAAAAAGCGTTTGGTCAATTCGCGCTGCAGGCGCGCCATCACATCCATGGCTTCGGATACGTCGGAGTCGGGCAACAGGATCACGAATTCCTCGCCGCCGTAGCGCGCGAGCGCGTCCGCGGGGCGCAAATGCTCCTTGATTACCTGCACGATATGCATAAGGGCCTCGTCGCCGGCCTGATGGCCGAGCGTATCGTTGAGCTTCTTGAAGTTGTCGATGTCGAGCAGCGCCACGCACATCGGCGAGCTTTGGCGGTCCGCGCGGGCGGCCTCGCGCTTGAATGCCTCGTCGAGTCCGCGGCGATTGAGCGTGCCGGTCAACTGGTCTTCGCGCGCCCGCTCGGTGAGATGTTCGAGCTCCCGCTCCATCTGCTGGATGCGCGCTTCGGCGGCCTGAACGTGCTGGCGCGCCGTGGTCAGCGCTTTGCCGGTTTGCTCGGTGGCTTCGTGCATGGAGCGGGTGTCGCGCAACAGGTCGCGGATGATGTCGTTCAAGGCCACGAAGGCGTCCGTCTGCTGCAAACGGCTGGAATACGTTTCCAGCTTCGCCTGGTAGTCGCTGGTATCGTCGGACATTCCGCCGAGGCGGTCGATGAAATCCTGCAGCAATGCCTTGAGGCTGGCGCGCGCTTCTTCCAGCGAACGCTTGAGCGCGCCCTGCCTGATCATCAGGTCCTTGATCGCACGCTCCGCTTCCTCGATGACTTCCGGCGTGAGCGGACGATCCAGCACGTTCTTGACGATGGCCACCTGTCCCTGAATCCAATGGTCGCCCTCAACCAGCTCGCGCATGTTGTCCACAATCAGGCGCAACAGGCGCAACAGGGCCTCACGAATCTGCCCGTCGCCGCCGCCATGCAATTCCGCGCGTTGGGTGAAGAGTCGCAAATCGTTGCCGAGCTGGATAAGCGCGGCGGCATCATCGGCCAGGCGCACGCGGCCCGCGAGAGTGCGTGCCTCCCATGCGAGATCGGGTGCGTGACGAAGCAAGGCCGGCAGCGCGACGTCGAGCGCAGTAATCAGGCAATCGCGCAAATGCTGCGCTACGTTCCCCGGCGTGTCCTGCGCCGGGTCGGGGACGCCTTCGGCGGTTTCGATCAGCGTGCGGGCCGCCGGGGTTTCTTCCCAGCCGCTGACCAGGGCGCGCAATCTCGTGAGCAGGGCGTCGGGATCGCGAGGCACGGAATTCAGAAGGGTATCCAGCGCGTCGCGCTTCTTTGCGCGAGTCCATCCCGCATGATTGGTTTCGAAGGACTGCATCAGCGCGCGCAGCGTCTTCGTCCATTCCCTGGAGCCTTGGCGCTCCGCGGTTTGCTCCGGCCTGGTCTTGCCCCCGTC encodes:
- a CDS encoding diguanylate cyclase; its protein translation is MNAPLNPTDIARETFRQLATQRIAPTPDNYRDLYHRIGGHGSSEEEEDLAGKLTQFAEQLPKTGPPGDVRKTLEKVLARRDWKNLSAILLALAQTDGGKTRPEQTAERQGSREWTKTLRALMQSFETNHAGWTRAKKRDALDTLLNSVPRDPDALLTRLRALVSGWEETPAARTLIETAEGVPDPAQDTPGNVAQHLRDCLITALDVALPALLRHAPDLAWEARTLAGRVRLADDAAALIQLGNDLRLFTQRAELHGGGDGQIREALLRLLRLIVDNMRELVEGDHWIQGQVAIVKNVLDRPLTPEVIEEAERAIKDLMIRQGALKRSLEEARASLKALLQDFIDRLGGMSDDTSDYQAKLETYSSRLQQTDAFVALNDIIRDLLRDTRSMHEATEQTGKALTTARQHVQAAEARIQQMERELEHLTERAREDQLTGTLNRRGLDEAFKREAARADRQSSPMCVALLDIDNFKKLNDTLGHQAGDEALMHIVQVIKEHLRPADALARYGGEEFVILLPDSDVSEAMDVMARLQRELTKRFFLHNNEKLLITFSCGVSQRSSSEDLEPAVSRADRALYQAKRSGKNRVCAAEN